GGCAGTAGTCCTCACTCCTTCGGcatgggctgagctgggctcttCCCGGGGCAGCCCATCGGCAGTGTGGAGAAGCCCGAGCACACACTGCCGAGTCACCACCCCTAACAAACACTGATGATAGCATGCCAAACCTGCTTGCCTGCTTCCAGCCCAACTGGTCCAGGCACAGGCGGGGAGCTCTCCCGAACAGCTACACTTTAATGGGCCATGTCAGCCTGCAGTGGGGGAGACAGAGCCTTCAGGTTCCTCTGCCCAGCTCGGCACTGTGCTGGTTTCTCCAAGCCTGTCCCGCTGGCAAGCGCAGTGTGCTGtagggctgctgggctggggcaggctgggtgGCCTCGTTCATGGGGAAGGTTATCAGCCAGCAGTATCTCGGTGAGCCAGGcactgggctggagctgggtcggtgctggcagctcccagctctggccttgctgctcctggggagcaCAAAGGGGGCTTCAGGTTCTCTCCAGCTGGAAAAGCTTCACTGTCCCCAAGGGCTTCTGAAAACGGCCTAAAGCTGTTGTCAGCACTGGCTGGGGCGTTCACAGAAGGGAGCGTTGTTCTCTGCTAACAGTAACCACCCACGGtgaagggctgtgctggcaaGCCAGCCCTGCACAGAACCATGCCCTGGGACGTGACAGCAGTCCTGGCCCTGGTCCTGCTGCGCCTGTCATGTCCcgagcagctgcaggcagtgggagcATCCCCATGGAGCTTCTGGACAGCGTGCCTCAACGGATCCTTGACCCCTGCAGTCTGGAGCAAAGGAtcttccccagcaccccacagtCCTGCTGATCCAACACCACGCTGCGATGGCTCAGAAAGCTGGATATGGTCCCTGGCTGTGAGCCGTCCTGTCCTGTTTCTTCCTTGGGCATCTGACACTAAGAGGGCAGATGCAGTCCTTGAGACCCCCAAGTGTCTGCTGCCAGGGGCAGACAGCACTGCCCCACGCTGAAAGGGGAGTGGAGGCTCTCTAATGCTCCATGCCCCTCCTGTTCCCTGTCCCAGTCCTGCCCCCGTCCCCTTCCTTGTCcctgtgctggctctgctggcagcagtgccatGCCTGCACCACAGTAGCGCCAGGGATCCAGCATCCCCTGGGACAGACCAGGTACTGGGGCAGCCCAGCCATCTCCCCACCACGCtcatccctgcatccccagaTGCTGGCTGAGCAGATGAGAGCGAGAAGTGAGACGCCTGGCTCACCCCATCATCTCCTGCACCTTCCCGCTCCCGGGCACATGAcattctgctgcagcagggctggtccTGGCAGTGCCACTCCcgccagcccagctccagcagggagCAATGTCCATGCACCCTGCCAAGCTCTGAGCACCCTGGCAGCCCCCTCTCCCCTTCATGCATGCCTCACCTGGCACTCAGGCGTGTCGCCCTCTCTGCTCATAAATGGAGTGAAGCTTCTGAATGAGAAATACTTTATCTTCTCCTTCCTGCAACAGCAAAGACATTgcagtgagcagctgtgggaTGTGTTCTTGCCTGTCCAAGGTCAAAGCGCTGTTGGGGCTAAAGCCTGAATCCAGCAATCCCGAGGCTGGACCAGGGAGTGGAGCAGCTGGGACTGCCAGGATGGACCAGCCAGGGGGAGCAGAGAGAGCTCACGCACGTTGGCAATCTGCTCCTTCAGCAGGCGCATGATCCTCTGCTGGCCTCTCACCACCTGGATGTTGAAGTAGGTCACAGCTCTGCAATAACAGGCAGGATGGGATGGTGGCAGCTAGAGTGGGAAGCTGGGGGATGCTGTGCTCCCGGCACCAGGCCAGGGCACAGGGCTCTGAAGTGACACCCCTGttcccagcaccctgcttgGGGCTGTGACAGCAGGACCCTCAAGGCACAGGGTCGAGGGTTCAGGCTCAGGTCTATACTCACAGCAGGACCCCAGACACAAAGAACAGGAGGAAGGGGTTCTCCACCAGGTGCTGGAGGACCCAGGCGAGCCAGGTAATGTTTGGGTTGGACTTCTCCAGCACTTGCACCCAGGTCTTCCCTGACTTGTAGATTGTTTCCAGCCCCTGGAAGGGACCACAGGTTTCTGACGGCTGAACCCTGGGTAGACAGACCGATGGGGCAGTCAGAGGGatgggcagcccagcagcccctgggccCAGGGTACTGCCTGGCCCCAGAGATCCAGCCCTCTGGGCACAAAGCCTTGCCTGCCCCACCCATCCCCAGTGGCTGGATGAGGGAGTCCTCATCTTGTCCTGCATCAGGAACACCGGGAACAGCTAGCAGAATTAGGCACAGGCCAACCGCTGCTACACTCTGTGCAACgaccagcagctgggcagcatcACCCTGCCTGGGGCACCACTGCACAGCCCTGCGCTGGGCACAGTGTGCTCCATGTGCTGTCAGGGCTGGGAGGCACGGTCCTCCTCGCCATGCAGCCAGCGGTTCTGTGCCCccagctgtgctctggcagGTACTCACGACCAGATGGTGTAGGAGAGGAAGATAGCTGCACCCAGGAAGGATGGGAAGCACAGCAGCGTGATGAAGATGGTACTCATGTGAGATGCTTGCCAGGGCTTGCTGGGGGACTGGCAGTTCTGCATCAGGCTGGTCTGCAGACAGGGAGCAGATTCCTGCATGCCGCCTTTCTCCTGGGAAGCAGCCCCCACCCTCCTGTCCCATCCCTCCCATCCACCCGGAGCTGATGAGCTTGGGGACACCCTGTCCCCACACCTCTTCCCTCCCACAAGGACAGCACCACGCTTTGCACAgtgcagcacctctgctgtggcagggcaTAGCATGCCCACAGGGCTGCCCGTCACCGGGATGcatggggagctgcagggtAGGGGTGGGCCACTCATACCTTTTTGATatagaacagcagcagcagcttcagtgtCTGCACAGCCGGCAGGAGTGGTGCAAAGAGAACACCCAGCctgggagagaagggggaagacGAGGTCATCCCAGGTCTGAGCCCTGCAGGAGCCTGCGGtaggcagagctgggggaagtTGCAGGGCACCAACACCAGCTGTGCTCAggcttttggaaagcaaaaagcaaatgccTGATGCCCTGTGCCAGGtttgctgtgcagcctgggctggggctgggcagtggCTGAGATCTCCCCAACCCCTGGGGTGGTTGTTCCAGCTCCCAGGTGTGTTGTGAGTGGGaacacagcagcacacacaggggTCCCCTCCCTAGGCAGGGGGGGTGCAaggccaggggctgcagaaAGGCAGCGATGGAGGTGGCAAAGCAGGGGTCTAGCAGCCAAGCAGAcaggctggaggggagcagcTCCCCTTGGAGCAGCAAGTGCCATTATGGTCTGGAAAAACAAACGGCTGCACGTACACCGGggcctgctccttccccagagcTTTGGAGGGGACTAGCTGGGTGGGGAACACTGGACTGGTGCTgggatgctctgctgctgaTCCCCCCGTGGCTCTCACCATGCTGCCAAAGCCAGACCACCCGGGCCAGCATGTGGGTTGTGGCTGTAAGGTGCCAGAAGGAGGCACTGTGACTGCCAGGCCACCCATCTCCCTCATCCCACCCATGCAGGGCTGGGTGTGGCAGGGGTCCTCCCACAACCCGGCTCAGAGAAACATGCAGCTCCCCGGGCCTGGTCCCCGCCAGCACCTGGGAACCATGAGGCATTTGCCAGCAGAGGAACGAGCCATGACAGGTAGGAGACCTCTCACCAGGTCAGGGTCTGCCCGTAGATCAGCTCCAGCACGTTTCGGGCAATGTCAAACTCGGGTCTCTGCTTCCTCTTCAGCCTCTTCTCCAAGATCAACCTGGGAAGGAAGCACAGTTCTGCTccaatgctgctgctggggggggggcacttGGCACCCCATCTTCCCCCTCAGATGGTGGCAGAGCCTGGCGCACCAGGGCAGCACCATCCAGGCAGCGGAGAGCTGAGGCCGTGCTGGGGATGCCATGCTGGTGGGGGGACACCTCCTGGGGCATGTTACCTCCAGACCAGCTCCCCGAAGAGCATGTCCAGCAGGGTGAATATGAAGTCCATCACCACAAAGCGATACAGGTCCTGCCCCACGCATGTCTCCCAGCACTGGGGAGACAAGTAAAGGCggcacagaatcacagaatgggttgggttgggttgggagGCACCTTACTTAGTCCCAAACCCTgtgccatgggcagagacacTTTCCATTAGACCAGGTTGCTtcaagccccatccagcctggccttgaaccctcccagggatggggcatccacagcttctctgggcaatgtgtgccagtgcctcacagcgaagaatttcttccttatatctgaTCTAAAtgtaccctctttcagcttaaagccatctccccttgtcctatcactacacaCCCTTTaggtctccccagagctttctcttctccaggctgaacaactccgcctctctcagcctgtctccatagaagagatgctccagccccctgagcatcttggcctcctctggactcgctccaacaggtccatgttctCGTTTtgggagccccagagctgaacacagtactgcaggtggggtctcacgagagcagagGGGGGgacctgctggctctgctgctttggatgcagcccaggatacagttggctttctgggctgcaagcacacgtTGCCGGGTCAGGTTGAGCTTCCTGTCAACAACCACCCCAAAAgtccttctcagggctgctctcaatccattcccTTCCTAGCATGCATTTGTGCTTCGAATTGCCCTGACCCTGTGCAGTACCTTGCTTGGCTGTGTGGAACTTCATGAGGTTGTCACAGGACCACCTTTTGAGCCTGTCATGGCATTCAGCAGGCAACAAGGTCTCTCCACCCCCATGACTTTCCTGTGGACCCCATGGGGTGTAGGGGCTGTGGGaccttttcctcccctgcaTCCCTTTCCCCAGCTACCCAACATCTGGGGTgctcctggctggctggtgcccccctctccccagcaaaGGAGCAGATGGTGCCTGCAGTGCTGTCTGGCAGACCCCCAGCTGTCAGACCCCTTCCACTGCTGCCCACTGGTGCCATGACCACAGCCTTGGCTTTGCTCCATGCTCCCTGGGCAAGGGATGTGGATGGCATGGCCCAGCCGGCTCATGCTGGCGCTGCGTGTTCCTCGCACTGAGCCAtgcagagcccagccccagcatggCAGTGCTGACCTCCTCCATCGAGCAGACAACTTTCCGGCTGAGCCACTGGTAGCAGAGCAGACCGAGGACCACCATCTTCAGAATGAGgttcctggggagcaggagcagggccaggagcccCTGAGTCCTGGGGACAGAGGGGCTGACCCCATGGATGGGGTGTCTGGCCCCAAAGCCTCTCcccacactgcagctggggGTGTAGGACATTCCCTCGACCCCAGCCAGCCTACCTGCAGATTGCCACATAGACCTGTGCCACAGGGGAGTCCTGCTTCTCCCACATCGCCAGCAAGTTGTACAGGTGGGGCATCAGCATGTTGAGGAGAGACACCACAAGGGGCAGGACCAGCAGGAtggcttccttctgctgcttgctgctgccttgTGCTTGTTGATTCTGCTGAACCTGTTGAGTGGGTACCAGGGTGAGCACATGGCCGCTGTACCCGGCACCCTCAGGGAGGGCAGCAAACGCTGAGGCCAGGGGAggagctgcagtggggctgcccCTAccccctggggctgctctggTCAACCTCCCCATAACCCAGCCcctcagcagcagggcaggagatCCCAAGGGGCAGCACTCACCACGTGCATGTGCTCTGAGAAGTAGAACACAGCCAGCACGCAGCCCAGCACAGTGCTCAGCGAGAGGGCCCAGGCCAGGAGAAGCACAGCGGAGTGCCTCAGGCGCTGGCAGAGGCTCAGGGAGTGGGAGTGGGACCGCTGCTCTGCGAGCAGCTCCTGCAAGAAAGCAGTGCCAGTGCTCCTGTGCATGCTCCAGGTCCAGAGCAAGGGTTTGTCCCACTGCACCGAGATGGGACCCCAGAGGGCTGATGGAAAAAGCACTGGTGCAGGGTTGGTGTCAGGGCATatttgcagctgcagggctcccctgtgcagtggggaggagaggggtgctgagccctggggtCTGGACTGGCTCTTGTGAATGCCTTCACCTGCCCACTGCATGGTGCAGGGGCCAGCTCCAGCCAAGGTCCTCACCTTCAGCTGTGTGCAGATGTTCTCACACTGCAGCTTCACCGAGCGCTTCTGGATCACCTTGAAGTCCCAGGCACAGAAGACTTTGACAGCCAGGTCCCCCGTGGAGCTGCCCACACGGTAGCTCTCCCCAAAGGAATGGGACATGCTGCAGTGATGGGGAGGGTATCAGGGGGTGCCTAGGGGCTGAGCGATGGGGGGGATGACTGGCAGAGCCAGAGGTGCTGCTGACCCACCTGTACACTAGCAGGATGCAGGTGATGAGGAAGCAGACCCCAATGCTGAACACGTAGGCCAGAGGCATGTTGTATGGGAGTGGAGGGTCTGTGAGAGGGCATGCACTGCTAttggggctggaggtgcaggGGTTGTTGAGGGTGGCGTTGCTGTAGTAGCCATAGTAGAGCAGTGAGTGAGTGAAGTAGCCCTGTGGGAAAGTGCACAATGGGGCCCACAGTGATCTTGCCGGTGCCCATGGCTCCATGCCCAGCCTAGCACATCTGTGTCAGCCGCTGGAACATAGGGCCCTGGGCTGGGACAGCACCAGGCACCCCCTTCTGCACCCACAGCATGGTGGTCCCAGGGACCTGGCTGTGCGAGGGCAGGATCCGGGGCATTGCCATGGCAGGGGATGTAGGGCAGGAACCAGGGCATCACTGTAgtggggatgcagggctgggcCCCAGGCTTGGAGCTCCTGgcccagtgctgtgctggcactGGTGTGCTGACAGTGCTTACCGCTCCTGTGAGAAGCTCGAGGCTGGTgaagggctgggggctggctgagGCAGGGGGATATGCAGCCTGCAGGGCTACCACGAACACCAGGAGGATGAGGAATGAGATGATGTTGAACATAAGGAGTGTCTTGAGGAAGAGGAAGTAGGAGAGGACACTGGAGCCAAAGCGTCCACTGATCTGCTTCAGGGCATAGCGCCAGGGCTGCACAGCAGCgagcagggagaggagcctGTACCAGAGGCCTCGGCAGCACTGGGGAGAGAGAGCCTGGGAGAGCACCAGCGCCAGAGCCTGTACCAGAGCCCCTGACAGCTGATGTGCAGACCCGTGCCCCAGACTTACAAGGACAACATAGTCCTTGGACCATCcacagggagagaaggaggccCGGTGCTGGGTGCACTGCCGCAGGAGGCCCCTCTGCCcgctcagctcctgcctgcccagcagagAGGGATGTTGGAGGGTGGAACAGTCCGGGCACGGCTCTGGCTGTGGGAACCCTGCCTGGCTGAGACCAGTGGGAAGGGACCTACCGGAGGGTGCGTTTCTCTGCCAGGCTGAGGGGCACGGTCAGCAGCATGTGGCCGCGCTGGCTGGGCGAGAGGCTCAGCAGCTCTTTCACCAGCAGGCTCTGCTTGTCTGGGAGCACAAAGGGCTCAGTGGGATGCAGCCAGCCAGGACACAGCATGCCTGTCCCAAACACAGTGCGGGGACAGTGCCTGAcactgcctgctcctgctcccaggggACCCTCACCTTCCAGTGTGGCCCTGGCAGGGTCAGTCTCCAGGTCATACTGCCGAAGGCTGGGCCGTGCCgcatggcagagctgctgcagcggTGGGCGGCTGCTCCGGCGCCGCAGCCGGGCCGTGCGGTTGTAGTACTTGGAAATGATGGCCCCGCGGCTGCGCCCTGTGGGTGAGAACAGGGCAGGGGTTGGGTGCTCCCACGAGAGCAAGGCAGATGGGAGAGCTCTCCCGAGCGGCTCCTGGGcctggggaagggcagctgGCAGCTACCGATGGTGCGGCTGGGCATGTTGGCGAGGATCCGCAGGGAAGCGGAGGAgtagctgagctgctgctcgCCCTGCTCAGGCTCCAGGCAGGCTGTGGCACAGGCGTCTGGGGGAGCCAGGAGGGCTGGGTGCTctggcagagggaaggcaggacGCAAAGCAGTGAGAACTGGAGCACCCATGGCTCCAGTCCCTGCAGCCCCGCTCCAGTGTGCACTCCTCCAGAGCATCCCCTTCTCCAGGGACGCTCTCTGTGTCCCCAGGGGCAGGTCtaccctgctgcctgcactgccaaAGGTGTCAGCGGGCTCCTGTATGTGCTTTGGCTCAGGCAGGGTCTGGGACAGGAGATGGCCCTGGGCACACAtgctgtccctgtcccaccccacctgcagccGCAGTGCTTCACCTCTGCCCCTTGCCTGCATCTCCAGCTCCAGACCCGCctccaccaagctgctctgctcctggaTGAGTTGGTGGAAGGAGGTGTGCAGGGCTCCCTCGTTGTCCGGGCTTGGCTCCTGCCTGCAAGGACAGACTCACTCCCCTAGGGCTGCGCTAGGCACCGGGGCCCGAAGCCCACCTGGGCCTCCCTGCGGCTTGAGGGCTGCTGCCCCCCCGCGGAGAATCCCCAGCCTCATGCcactggggctgcagcatcctggggGCCGTGCATGCGGGGGCACGGCacgggcagcagcagggcagaccCACACTCACCCATCGCTCTCGGTGTCCTCGGTGACGTGAAGGGCAAAGCAGGGCGGCTGGGACATCGTGCTGGGGCCGAGCGCTCCCTCCAACCGGCCACCGTGCCACAGGGAGTAGGCGTCAGCCGTGGACCCTCCGGGCACCCCGACTCTCCCGGGGCCCACGGGGTGCTGCCCACCGCCGGGGCGGGGACGCCAGGGGCCGCGGGTCTACACCCAGCACCAAGCCCGGGACTAACGGCGAGGCCCCCGCggccgggcgctgcggggcAGGAAGGAAGCGCGGGCGGATGGGGGCGCGACGCCGGCTGCGAGCGGGTCCTGCCcgcgctgggggggggggggggggggccgctAACCGGGGCAGGGCGGGGACGGAGCCGTTCCGCGGCACCGGcaggccccgcagccccgggctgGGTGAGGTCGCCCCTTCCCGGCCCTGCGGCAGCCCCGAGGGGCTCGAAGTGGCCCCGGGAGCAGGGAGACACCGGGGAGGAGACCTCTGTGTGTCCCCCTGCCAGCGCCGCCCGGGGCCACGCGCCCGGCTCCCAACCgcctgctccttcctcccctccctcgTCCTCCTCCGCCGCCCCGCGACtacagctgctccgggcaggCGACGGCCCCGGCGGGactcccggcccggcccccaCCACCCCGGGgctcgcccgcccgccccggtACTGAGAACCGACAGAGCCACGTCCCGGGGCTCCCACCGCCTCCACCCGCTCCTGGCACCGGGCAAGCGCTGCGGCTCGGCGCGGGTGCGGGGcctggccccggcccccagcGGGACGGGCGGGGAGCACCGAGCACcgacacccaccccccccaccccgccccgccTTCCTGCCGCCTCCCGGTGCCGGGCGAGGGGCGACGGCAGCGAACCCCGTAGaatccccccttcccctccggTCGCGCTCACCGGGACCTGCCGCAGGCCGGGCCGTGGGGCTGCGACCCGCGGGCTCCGGGGCTGGACCTGACCCGTCCCACGGCGCTGCCCGGGACACCACAGCCACCGCAccggggggagcggggtggCTGTCGGCCTCCCCCTCTGCGGGGCAACGGCGGCACCGGAGGGGCGCGAGCAGGGGTCGGCGCTGCGTTCTAgcccgggcggggcggccccggtcCCGCCGGCCTGAgccagccccgctccgccccggcAGGAGGGACCGCCCGGCCCGCTCCGGGGCGGTGCCGCGCAGGAGCAGCGGGGTGCGCGACGGCGCGTCCGACGCGATGGAGGGTGGCAGCGGCGGCGCGTACGGGGCGGCCAAGGCCGGCGGGGCATTCGACCTGGGCCGCTTCGTGCAGCAGCCGCAGGTCCTGGCGCGGATCGTCAGCGCGGTGAGTCGGGCCGGGCCAAGCGAGCTGCGCGGGGCTGCAGCGGGCCCCGGCCTGGGCCTGGCCTTCCCCTCCGTTCTGCCCGCCCGGCCTGGCCTTCCCCCCGCTCACGCCCGCCCTGGGACctggcggcccggcccggcccggccttcccctcccacccagcaGCTCGGCTCCGCCCGCCGGGCACGGGCAACCCTAGAAggggccccgccggcccggtGCCGCCCGCCAGACACCCGCTCCCACCCCTGCAGGTCTTCGCCCTGGTCGTCTTCTCCTGCCTGGTCGGGGAGGGCTATACCAACATCCCCAGCTCCTCGCAGCTCTTCTGCATCTTCAACCACAACGAGGACGCCTGCCGCTACGGCATCGGCATCAGCATCCTTGCCCTCCTCGCCTGCATCTTCTTCTTCATGGTGGACATCTACTTCCCCCAGATCAGCAACACCACTGACCGCAAGTACCTGGTCCTGGCAGATCTCGGCTTCTCAGGTACCAGCGGTTGCGGGGCAGGGCTGCACCTTCTGCAGCTGCTACAATGGCTGCCTTTGCCCCGTGACGTGGCTGCCAGTGCCTGGTGAAGGGCGTTGCTCCTGCCTGGCACACTGCCTGCAGGCCACGTGCTGCCAGCTGAAAACCCTCCAGGCCGGGTGCCTGCACTGGCATCTGGCCCCCCACCGAGGGCAGCAGGACCTGCCCTGGGgaccagctgggagcagcaggtcGCAGCCCTCACGccaccttcctcctgcaggcCTCTGGACGTTCCTGTGGTTCATTGGCTTTTGTTTCTTGACCAACCAGTGGGCCTGGACGCAAGCCAAGGATGTGTACGTAGGGGCTGACTCGGCCCGCGCTGCCATCACCTTCAGCTTCTTCTCCATCTTCACCTGGGTGAGTGAAGCCACAGTGgcacccagcctggccctgcccggctctggagGGAGTGTGGAGGGGTTCCCAGGGCAGCCCTGACATGGCCGGTCCCCTTGTCTCTCTAGGGCCTCCTGATCGCCTTCGCTTACAAAAGGTACAAAATGGGGGTGGAGGACTTTGCTCACAACTATGTCGACCCCACCCCAGAAGTTTCGACTCCCTACTCCAGCTACCCCAACATCAGCCACGAGAGCTACCAGCAGCCACCTTTCACCCACACGGCAGAAGCCCCAGAGGGTTACCAGCCCCCACCGGTGTACTGAGCCCCTGCCCGGTGCCCCGGCAGGGATGGCTGTACCAGTGCAATTCTCTTCTGTcgggtgggaagggaaggatcAGTGACTGGAAGGGGGaaggtggggtgggagggtggcAGCTGCTTTGTGTGAAGGCCACCAGGTCTTGGTGCTGGGGCGCACAGGAGGGGCCTGGTTCTGGTGGTGGAGCTGAGCTCTCTGCTACTGGGATCCAAAGCCTGGTGTGTGGTGGGTGCTTCAGCACGTAGCGGGTGATTTGCAACTGCTGAGTGCAGCCCTGTGGCTTTGGAGAGGGTaggggtgcagggctggccTCAGTGGGGCTGAGCTCCAGGCCTGGCCATTGCACCCTTGGGGAAGCAGCGGGCTGGGAGGGTGGTTTGTACTCCCCAGCTCTGGCCTGTCCTGGTATCAGTGCCTTTCCAGCCCCGCCAGCTGCAACCCTTCCAGTGGCAGCTCTTGCTGCCATAGCACAGCCAGGTggtccagctcctgcctgctgcaggttGCCCGTGCCttcctccctcagctgctgctgggtgagctTGATGCCAAAGCCATCTTCTGACTATAAACTCCTGTGCTGCGCCTTCCCACAGCCTGCACTTGAGCTGCTGGTGCTTGGATGACACTGTTTGGGATCCACAGGAGCAGCAAGTGCTGCGATCTCTCAGCAGGGCTAtagctgctccagctgcctgaggAAGGTTCCAGAGTGCTTTCCCTGCAACTTAGTACTCCTCGCTTGCACTAGCCTCTGCAGAAGCGAGGCCACCATCCCACATCCTGCCCgctgctctcagcagcaccTCTTGCAGCCCATGCTCCCAGGTGACCCCGGCTGCCTGTGCAGGCTGGCTGACTCAGGTTGTGTTTGCTGCTGCACCTGTCATGaagctcttcccagcagctgtgtgtgGTATGTgagctgttgctgctggggctggcgtTCAGATAGTTCCTTGTCACTGTAGAGATGGAATAAACTTTTTCACCTAGCCTCCATGTGCCTTTTGTCTTTGGGAAAGCAAAATGGggttcctcctctctccccaaggggtgggggggttccAGGCAGGGAAGTGGCAGAGCAGCCCTAGCCAACTGCTGCATGGCAAACAGCACGCTCGTGCCGGTGGCTATTTTTAGGccagccctcctgctcctcacagTCTGGGAGGTTGGGGCAGAGAGCTCTGACACCACCCTTGTGACCAGCCATCCAGTGCAGGCTGCCATTGCAAGCGATAAGCCTGAACTGTTTGCACACTGTTCACTACAGGGAAGCGTTTTTGGAGGGtataacacacacacagacaatTTTATTAAGTTTTTATTAAACTAAACCTGTAACAGCGCTGCCTTCCCTGTACCTAAGG
The Falco rusticolus isolate bFalRus1 chromosome 1, bFalRus1.pri, whole genome shotgun sequence genome window above contains:
- the TMC6 gene encoding transmembrane channel-like protein 6 isoform X5, with protein sequence MPSRTIGRSRGAIISKYYNRTARLRRRSSRPPLQQLCHAARPSLRQYDLETDPARATLEDKQSLLVKELLSLSPSQRGHMLLTVPLSLAEKRTLRQELSGQRGLLRQCTQHRASFSPCGWSKDYVVLALSPQCCRGLWYRLLSLLAAVQPWRYALKQISGRFGSSVLSYFLFLKTLLMFNIISFLILLVFVVALQAAYPPASASPQPFTSLELLTGAGYFTHSLLYYGYYSNATLNNPCTSSPNSSACPLTDPPLPYNMPLAYVFSIGVCFLITCILLVYSMSHSFGESYRVGSSTGDLAVKVFCAWDFKVIQKRSVKLQCENICTQLKELLAEQRSHSHSLSLCQRLRHSAVLLLAWALSLSTVLGCVLAVFYFSEHMHVVQQNQQAQGSSKQQKEAILLVLPLVVSLLNMLMPHLYNLLAMWEKQDSPVAQVYVAICRNLILKMVVLGLLCYQWLSRKVVCSMEECWETCVGQDLYRFVVMDFIFTLLDMLFGELVWRLILEKRLKRKQRPEFDIARNVLELIYGQTLTWLGVLFAPLLPAVQTLKLLLLFYIKKTSLMQNCQSPSKPWQASHMSTIFITLLCFPSFLGAAIFLSYTIWSVQPSETCGPFQGLETIYKSGKTWVQVLEKSNPNITWLAWVLQHLVENPFLLFFVSGVLLAVTYFNIQVVRGQQRIMRLLKEQIANEGEDKVFLIQKLHSIYEQRGRHA
- the TMC6 gene encoding transmembrane channel-like protein 6 isoform X1, giving the protein MPRRPWPPRTRRRCHPPSRRTRRRAPRCSCAAPPRSGPGGPSCRGGAGLAQAGGTGAAPPGLERSADPCSRPSGAAVAPQRGRPTATPLPPVRWLWCPGQRRGTGQVQPRSPRVAAPRPGLRQVPGALGPSTMSQPPCFALHVTEDTESDGQEPSPDNEGALHTSFHQLIQEQSSLVEAGLELEMQARGREHPALLAPPDACATACLEPEQGEQQLSYSSASLRILANMPSRTIGRSRGAIISKYYNRTARLRRRSSRPPLQQLCHAARPSLRQYDLETDPARATLEDKQSLLVKELLSLSPSQRGHMLLTVPLSLAEKRTLRQELSGQRGLLRQCTQHRASFSPCGWSKDYVVLALSPQCCRGLWYRLLSLLAAVQPWRYALKQISGRFGSSVLSYFLFLKTLLMFNIISFLILLVFVVALQAAYPPASASPQPFTSLELLTGAGYFTHSLLYYGYYSNATLNNPCTSSPNSSACPLTDPPLPYNMPLAYVFSIGVCFLITCILLVYSMSHSFGESYRVGSSTGDLAVKVFCAWDFKVIQKRSVKLQCENICTQLKELLAEQRSHSHSLSLCQRLRHSAVLLLAWALSLSTVLGCVLAVFYFSEHMHVVQQNQQAQGSSKQQKEAILLVLPLVVSLLNMLMPHLYNLLAMWEKQDSPVAQVYVAICRNLILKMVVLGLLCYQWLSRKVVCSMEECWETCVGQDLYRFVVMDFIFTLLDMLFGELVWRLILEKRLKRKQRPEFDIARNVLELIYGQTLTWLGVLFAPLLPAVQTLKLLLLFYIKKTSLMQNCQSPSKPWQASHMSTIFITLLCFPSFLGAAIFLSYTIWSVQPSETCGPFQGLETIYKSGKTWVQVLEKSNPNITWLAWVLQHLVENPFLLFFVSGVLLAVTYFNIQVVRGQQRIMRLLKEQIANEGEDKVFLIQKLHSIYEQRGRHA